The following proteins come from a genomic window of Mycolicibacterium rufum:
- a CDS encoding ArsA family ATPase has translation MATTPEATPHASKPVGWPSRLTEARLHFVSGKGGTGKSTIAAALALALAAGGRKVLLVEVEGRQGIAQLFDVPPLPYEEVKIATAEGGGQVNALAIDTEAAFLEYLDMFYNLGLAGRAMRRIGAVEFATTIAPGLRDVLLTGKIKEVVTRTRKEAKGKYGYYDAVVVDSPPTGRIARFLDVTKAVSDLAKGGPVHSQADGVVRLLHSDLTAIHLVTLLEALPVQETLEAIAELREMELPIGSVIINRNIPAYLPPDDLAKAAEGGIDADAIRSSLESVGITLSDNDFAGLLTETIEHATRIAARAESAEQLVELDIPRLDLPALPDGVDLGSLYELAEALAQQGVR, from the coding sequence GTGGCAACCACACCAGAGGCGACACCGCATGCTTCGAAGCCGGTCGGCTGGCCGTCGCGCCTGACCGAGGCGCGGCTGCATTTCGTCTCCGGCAAGGGCGGCACCGGCAAATCGACCATCGCCGCCGCGCTGGCCCTGGCGCTGGCGGCGGGCGGGCGCAAGGTGCTGCTGGTGGAAGTCGAAGGGCGCCAGGGCATTGCGCAGCTGTTCGACGTGCCACCGCTGCCCTATGAAGAGGTGAAGATCGCGACCGCCGAGGGCGGCGGTCAGGTCAACGCGCTGGCCATCGACACCGAGGCGGCGTTCCTGGAGTACCTCGACATGTTCTACAACCTCGGGCTCGCCGGGCGCGCGATGCGCCGCATCGGCGCCGTCGAGTTCGCCACTACCATCGCTCCCGGTCTGCGCGACGTGCTGCTCACCGGCAAGATCAAAGAGGTCGTGACCCGCACCCGGAAAGAGGCCAAGGGCAAGTACGGCTACTACGACGCGGTCGTGGTCGACTCGCCGCCGACCGGGCGCATCGCGCGGTTCCTCGACGTCACCAAGGCGGTGTCGGATCTAGCCAAGGGCGGCCCGGTGCACTCGCAGGCCGACGGGGTGGTGCGGCTGCTGCATTCCGACCTGACCGCCATTCATCTGGTCACGCTGCTCGAGGCGCTGCCGGTGCAGGAGACGCTGGAGGCGATCGCCGAGCTACGGGAGATGGAGCTGCCGATCGGCAGCGTGATCATCAACCGCAACATCCCGGCCTACCTGCCGCCCGACGACCTCGCCAAGGCCGCCGAGGGCGGCATCGACGCCGACGCGATCCGCTCGAGCCTGGAGAGTGTGGGAATCACGTTGTCCGACAACGACTTCGCCGGACTGCTGACCGAGACCATTGAGCACGCGACGCGCATCGCGGCCCGCGCCGAGAGCGCCGAGCAGCTCGTGGAACTGGACATCCCGCGTCTGGACCTGCCCGCGCTGCCCGACGGAGTAGACCTGGGCAGCCTGTACGAACTGGCCGAAGCGCTCGCCCAGCAGGGCGTGCGGTGA
- a CDS encoding DUF4177 domain-containing protein, with amino-acid sequence MSEPTRWEYATVPLLTHATKQILDQWGEDGWELVSVLPGPTGEQHVAYLKRPK; translated from the coding sequence ATGAGCGAACCGACCCGCTGGGAGTACGCCACCGTTCCGCTGCTGACGCACGCGACCAAACAGATCCTCGACCAATGGGGCGAGGACGGCTGGGAGCTGGTCTCGGTGCTGCCCGGCCCGACCGGTGAGCAGCACGTCGCGTATCTGAAGCGGCCCAAGTGA
- a CDS encoding RidA family protein, whose amino-acid sequence MTSWSARLEELGIALPEVVAPLAAYVPAVRTGNLVYTAGQLPIVGGELTDTGKVGAEVSVEDAAQLARRCALNALAAIDALVGIDAVVRVVKVVGFVASAPGFGGQPVVINGASELFGEVFGDAGAHARSAVGVSELPRNAPVEVEVIVEVR is encoded by the coding sequence GTGACGTCCTGGTCCGCCCGGCTCGAAGAGCTGGGAATCGCGCTGCCCGAGGTCGTCGCCCCGCTGGCGGCGTACGTGCCCGCGGTGCGGACCGGCAACCTCGTCTACACCGCCGGCCAGCTGCCCATCGTCGGCGGCGAACTGACCGACACCGGCAAGGTCGGCGCCGAGGTGTCGGTCGAGGACGCCGCGCAGCTGGCCCGCCGGTGCGCGCTGAACGCGCTGGCCGCCATCGACGCGCTGGTCGGTATCGACGCGGTGGTCCGCGTGGTCAAGGTCGTCGGCTTCGTCGCCTCGGCGCCCGGCTTCGGTGGACAACCCGTGGTGATCAACGGAGCGTCCGAACTGTTCGGCGAGGTCTTCGGCGACGCCGGGGCGCACGCCCGCTCGGCGGTCGGGGTGTCGGAGTTGCCGCGCAACGCGCCGGTGGAAGTGGAAGTGATCGTCGAGGTCCGGTAG
- a CDS encoding MBL fold metallo-hydrolase, which translates to MEHPAYGLLRPVTDTASVLLCDNPGRMTLDGTNTWVLRGPGSTEMVVVDPGPDDRDEHIERLAALGPIPLVLISHRHGDHTGGIDRIVELTGAVVRSVGSGFLRGLGGPLTDGEVIDAAGLRITVMATPGHTADSLSFLVDDAVLTADTVLGRGTTVIDSEDGDLGDYLESLRRLHGLGHRRVLPGHGPDLEDMAAVTDTYLAHREERLDQIRAALRALGDDADARAVVEHVYTDVDESLWDVAEWSVQAQLNYLRR; encoded by the coding sequence GTGGAGCACCCCGCGTACGGACTGCTGCGGCCGGTGACCGACACCGCGTCGGTGCTGCTGTGCGACAACCCGGGGCGGATGACCCTCGACGGCACCAACACCTGGGTGCTGCGCGGACCCGGCAGCACCGAGATGGTGGTCGTCGACCCCGGACCCGACGACCGTGACGAGCACATCGAGCGGCTCGCGGCGCTCGGCCCCATCCCGCTGGTGCTGATCAGCCACCGGCACGGCGACCACACCGGCGGCATCGACCGCATCGTCGAGCTGACCGGCGCCGTGGTCCGCTCGGTCGGCAGCGGGTTCCTGCGCGGACTCGGGGGACCGCTGACCGACGGTGAGGTGATCGACGCGGCCGGACTGCGGATCACCGTGATGGCCACGCCCGGGCACACCGCCGATTCGCTGTCGTTCCTCGTCGACGACGCCGTGCTGACCGCCGACACCGTGCTGGGGCGGGGGACCACCGTGATCGACTCCGAGGACGGCGATCTCGGCGACTACCTGGAGTCGCTGCGGCGTCTGCACGGCCTCGGGCATCGCCGGGTGCTGCCGGGACACGGGCCCGACCTCGAGGACATGGCCGCCGTCACCGACACCTACCTGGCGCATCGGGAGGAGCGGCTGGACCAGATCCGTGCCGCGCTGCGCGCCCTCGGCGACGACGCCGACGCCCGCGCGGTGGTCGAGCACGTCTACACCGACGTCGACGAGAGCCTCTGGGACGTCGCGGAGTGGAGCGTGCAGGCGCAGTTGAACTACCTGCGCCGCTGA
- the crp gene encoding cAMP-activated global transcriptional regulator CRP yields MDEILARAGIFQGVEPSAVSALTKQLQPVDFPRGHTVFAEGEPGDRLYIIISGKVKIGRRSPDGRENLLTIMGPSDMFGELSIFDPGPRTSSATTITEVRAVSMDREALRAWIADRPEIAEQLLRVLARRLRRTNNNLADLIFTDVPGRVAKQLLQLAQRFGTQEGGALRVTHDLTQEEIAQLVGASRETVNKALADFAHRGWIRLEGKSVLISDSERLARRAR; encoded by the coding sequence GTGGACGAGATCCTGGCCAGGGCCGGAATCTTCCAGGGGGTCGAACCCAGCGCCGTTTCCGCGCTGACCAAGCAGCTGCAACCTGTCGACTTCCCCCGCGGGCACACCGTGTTCGCCGAGGGTGAGCCCGGGGACCGGCTCTACATCATCATCTCGGGCAAGGTGAAGATCGGACGGCGTTCGCCGGACGGTCGGGAGAACCTGCTGACGATCATGGGCCCGTCCGACATGTTCGGCGAGCTGTCGATCTTCGATCCGGGTCCCCGCACGTCGAGTGCCACCACCATCACCGAGGTGCGGGCCGTCTCGATGGATCGGGAGGCGCTGCGGGCGTGGATCGCCGACCGCCCCGAGATCGCCGAGCAGCTGCTGCGCGTGCTCGCCCGCCGGCTGCGCCGCACCAACAACAACCTCGCCGACCTGATCTTCACCGACGTGCCCGGCCGGGTGGCCAAGCAGCTGCTGCAGCTCGCCCAGCGCTTCGGCACGCAGGAGGGCGGCGCGCTGCGCGTCACCCACGACCTCACGCAGGAAGAGATCGCCCAGCTCGTCGGCGCCTCCCGCGAGACGGTGAACAAGGCGCTGGCCGACTTCGCCCACCGCGGCTGGATCAGGCTCGAGGGCAAGAGCGTGCTGATCAGCGACTCCGAGCGGCTGGCCCGCCGAGCGAGGTAA
- the nth gene encoding endonuclease III: MVTVTQRTGKWDKETHLGLVRRARRMNRTLAQAFPHVYCELDFTNPLELTVATILSAQSTDKRVNLTTPALFVRYRTAADYAGADRAELEELIRPTGFFRNKANSLIRLGQELVERFDGQVPATLDELVTLPGVGRKTANVILGNAFDIPGITVDTHFGRLVRRWRWTAEEDPVKVEHAIGALIERSEWTLLSHRVIFHGRRVCHARKPACGVCVLAKDCPSYGTGPTDPLVAAPLVKGPETEHLLALAGL, encoded by the coding sequence CTGGTGACCGTGACGCAGCGGACCGGCAAATGGGACAAAGAGACCCACCTGGGTCTCGTCCGGCGCGCCCGCAGGATGAATCGCACTCTGGCTCAGGCGTTTCCGCATGTGTACTGCGAACTGGACTTCACCAACCCGCTCGAGCTGACGGTGGCCACCATCCTGTCCGCCCAGAGCACGGACAAACGGGTCAACCTGACCACTCCCGCGCTGTTCGTGCGGTACCGCACGGCCGCGGACTATGCCGGCGCCGATCGGGCCGAACTCGAGGAGCTGATCCGGCCCACCGGGTTCTTCCGGAACAAGGCCAACTCGCTGATCCGGCTGGGCCAGGAACTCGTCGAGCGGTTCGACGGGCAGGTGCCGGCCACCCTCGACGAGTTGGTGACGTTGCCCGGGGTGGGCCGTAAGACGGCCAACGTCATCCTCGGCAACGCCTTCGACATCCCCGGCATCACGGTGGACACCCATTTCGGCAGGCTGGTCCGCCGGTGGCGGTGGACCGCCGAGGAAGACCCGGTCAAAGTCGAACACGCGATCGGCGCGCTCATCGAGCGCAGCGAGTGGACGCTGCTCAGCCACCGGGTGATCTTCCACGGCCGCCGGGTGTGCCACGCCCGCAAGCCGGCCTGCGGCGTCTGCGTGCTCGCCAAGGACTGCCCGTCCTACGGCACCGGGCCCACGGATCCGCTGGTGGCGGCGCCGCTGGTCAAGGGTCCGGAGACCGAGCACCTGCTGGCGCTCGCCGGGCTGTAG
- a CDS encoding TlpA disulfide reductase family protein codes for MSVSARWSVVALVVLIAVGVALFAELGDDSAGPAGSAVPGAVSARDKRDADTAAALGPPRAKADLAPCPGPGTGPGPEALRGIVVECAGDGTPVDVAQAVAGRPTVLNLWAYWCGPCADELPAMAEYQRRVGPGVTVLTVHQDENETAALLRLAELGVHLPTLQDGRRRIAAALQVPNVMPATVVLRADGSVAEILPRSFATADEIAAAVDPKIGVR; via the coding sequence ATGAGCGTCTCGGCACGCTGGAGCGTCGTCGCGCTGGTCGTCCTCATCGCGGTCGGGGTGGCGCTGTTCGCCGAATTGGGGGATGACAGCGCGGGTCCTGCCGGTTCCGCCGTGCCCGGCGCGGTGTCCGCCCGCGACAAGCGCGACGCCGACACCGCCGCCGCGCTGGGTCCCCCGCGGGCGAAAGCCGACCTCGCGCCCTGCCCCGGGCCGGGCACCGGGCCCGGCCCGGAGGCCCTGCGCGGCATCGTGGTCGAGTGCGCCGGGGACGGAACGCCCGTCGACGTGGCACAGGCCGTCGCGGGACGGCCCACGGTGCTGAACCTCTGGGCCTACTGGTGCGGTCCCTGCGCCGACGAACTGCCCGCCATGGCCGAATACCAGCGCCGTGTGGGCCCCGGCGTCACGGTCCTGACGGTGCACCAGGACGAGAACGAGACCGCGGCGTTGCTCCGGCTCGCCGAACTCGGGGTGCATTTGCCGACGCTGCAGGACGGGCGCCGCCGCATCGCCGCTGCGCTGCAGGTCCCCAACGTGATGCCGGCGACGGTGGTGCTGCGCGCGGACGGTAGCGTGGCCGAGATCCTGCCCCGGTCCTTTGCGACCGCCGACGAGATCGCCGCCGCGGTCGACCCGAAGATTGGAGTGAGGTGA
- a CDS encoding NUDIX hydrolase: MNWDSRDGELTPGAAPPWLTPLVTQPDAVKNAYRRRVPAEVLAALTAANATAAVTGTRRDAAVLVLFSGPEDGTPGVLPDDADLLVTVRASTLRHHAGQAAFPGGAADPGDQSPVHTALREATEETGLEAGRLRPLATLEKMFIPPSGFHVVPVLAHSSDPGPVAVVDESETALVARVPVRAFVNPANRIMVYRKENTRRTAGPAFLLNQMVVWGFTGQVIAAMLDVAGWAVPWDTDAVYELGDAMARLDAEDSYGEVQR, translated from the coding sequence GTGAACTGGGACAGCAGGGACGGTGAGTTGACCCCCGGCGCGGCGCCGCCCTGGCTCACCCCGCTCGTCACCCAGCCCGACGCGGTCAAGAACGCCTACCGCCGCCGGGTGCCCGCCGAGGTGCTCGCCGCACTCACCGCCGCCAACGCGACCGCCGCCGTCACCGGTACGCGCCGCGACGCGGCCGTGCTGGTGCTGTTCTCCGGGCCCGAGGACGGAACGCCGGGCGTGCTGCCCGACGACGCCGATCTGCTCGTCACGGTGCGCGCGTCGACGCTGCGCCACCACGCCGGCCAGGCCGCGTTCCCCGGTGGGGCCGCCGATCCCGGTGACCAGAGCCCGGTGCACACCGCGCTGCGGGAGGCCACCGAGGAGACCGGGCTGGAAGCCGGCAGGCTGCGTCCGCTCGCCACGCTGGAGAAGATGTTCATCCCGCCGTCGGGGTTCCACGTGGTGCCCGTCCTGGCGCACTCCAGCGACCCCGGTCCCGTCGCGGTCGTCGACGAGTCCGAGACCGCGCTGGTCGCCCGCGTCCCGGTGCGCGCGTTCGTGAACCCGGCCAACCGGATCATGGTGTATCGCAAGGAGAACACCCGCCGCACGGCCGGACCGGCCTTCCTGCTCAACCAGATGGTGGTGTGGGGTTTCACCGGTCAGGTGATCGCGGCGATGCTCGACGTCGCCGGTTGGGCGGTGCCGTGGGACACCGACGCCGTGTACGAACTCGGCGATGCAATGGCGCGACTCGACGCCGAGGACAGCTACGGTGAGGTCCAACGATGA
- the marP gene encoding acid resistance serine protease MarP: protein MTSSQWLDIAVLAVALIAAISGWRSGAPGSVLALVGVVLGAVAGVLLAPHVVNHIDGPRTKLFVTLFLILALVVIGEIAGVVLGRAVRGAIRNPTLRVVDSVIGVAVQLVLVLTAAWLLGTALVSSPQPNLAAAVQGSKVIAEVDSVAPNWLRTVPGRLSGLWDTSGLHDVLKDFGPTPVAAVDAPDASLATSAVVGTTRSSVVKVRGVAQSCQKVLEGSGFVVAPNRVMSNAHVVAGSESVTVEVDGKTYDAGVVSYDPNADISILDVPNLPSAPLQFADAPAPSGTDGIVMGYPGGGDFTATPARVREVIELNGPDIYRSTTVTREVYTIRGTVKQGNSGGPMINRSGKVLGVVFGAAVDDVDTGFVLTAEEVSRQMAKVGNIERVPTGTCISG from the coding sequence ATGACATCGTCACAGTGGCTGGACATAGCCGTACTCGCCGTAGCGCTCATCGCCGCCATCTCGGGCTGGCGATCCGGGGCGCCGGGTTCCGTGCTGGCCCTGGTCGGGGTGGTGCTGGGCGCGGTCGCCGGGGTGCTGCTGGCCCCGCACGTGGTCAACCACATCGACGGGCCGCGCACCAAGCTGTTCGTCACCTTGTTCCTGATCCTCGCGCTGGTGGTGATCGGCGAGATCGCCGGTGTGGTGCTCGGCCGCGCCGTACGCGGCGCGATCCGCAACCCGACGCTGCGCGTCGTGGACTCGGTGATCGGCGTCGCCGTGCAGTTGGTGCTCGTCCTGACCGCGGCGTGGCTGCTCGGCACCGCGCTGGTGTCCTCGCCGCAGCCGAATCTGGCCGCGGCCGTGCAGGGTTCCAAGGTGATCGCCGAGGTCGACTCGGTGGCGCCGAACTGGCTGCGCACCGTGCCGGGCCGGCTGTCCGGGCTGTGGGACACCTCCGGACTGCACGACGTGCTGAAGGACTTCGGCCCGACGCCGGTCGCCGCGGTCGACGCGCCCGACGCGTCACTGGCCACCTCCGCGGTGGTGGGCACGACCCGCTCGAGTGTGGTGAAGGTGCGCGGCGTCGCGCAGAGCTGCCAGAAGGTGCTCGAGGGCAGCGGTTTCGTCGTGGCCCCCAACCGGGTGATGTCCAACGCGCACGTCGTCGCCGGGTCGGAGAGCGTCACCGTCGAGGTCGACGGCAAGACCTACGACGCCGGGGTGGTGTCCTACGACCCCAACGCCGACATCTCGATCCTCGACGTGCCGAACCTGCCGTCGGCACCGCTGCAGTTCGCCGACGCGCCTGCCCCAAGCGGCACCGACGGCATCGTGATGGGCTACCCGGGCGGCGGCGACTTCACCGCGACGCCCGCGCGGGTGCGTGAGGTCATCGAGCTCAACGGACCCGACATCTACCGCAGCACCACGGTGACCCGCGAGGTGTACACGATCCGGGGCACCGTGAAGCAGGGCAACTCCGGCGGCCCGATGATCAACCGTTCCGGCAAGGTGCTCGGGGTGGTGTTCGGGGCGGCCGTCGACGATGTCGACACCGGGTTCGTGCTCACCGCCGAGGAGGTGTCGCGCCAGATGGCCAAGGTCGGCAACATCGAGCGGGTGCCGACGGGGACCTGCATCAGCGGATAG
- a CDS encoding alpha/beta fold hydrolase: MGKPDPSVVRIDGPWRHLDVHANGIRFHVVEAEREARADDQSRPLTDRPLVILLHGFGSFWWSWRHQLRGLSGARVVAVDLRGYGGSDKPPRGYDGWTLAGDTAGLVRALGHNSATLVGHADGGLVCWATAVLHPRVVTAIAAVSSPHPAALRASTLRRRDQGRALLPWMLRYQMPTWPEHSLTRHDAAELERIVRSRSSATWQATEDFSETMGHMRRAIQIPSAAHSALEYQRWAVRSQLRGEGRRFMRSMKRPISVPVLHLRGDADPYVLADPVVRTQHYAPHGRYVSVTGAGHFGHEEAPGPVNEQLTRFLGQVYG; the protein is encoded by the coding sequence GTGGGCAAACCCGATCCGTCGGTGGTGCGCATCGACGGACCGTGGCGGCATCTCGATGTGCACGCCAACGGCATTCGCTTCCACGTCGTCGAGGCCGAACGGGAAGCGCGTGCCGACGATCAGTCGCGGCCGCTGACGGACCGGCCGCTGGTCATCCTGTTGCACGGCTTCGGTTCGTTCTGGTGGTCGTGGCGTCATCAGTTGCGCGGCCTGTCCGGTGCGCGCGTCGTCGCGGTGGATCTGCGTGGCTACGGTGGCAGCGACAAACCGCCGCGCGGCTACGACGGCTGGACGCTGGCCGGGGACACCGCGGGCCTGGTGCGCGCGTTGGGCCACAACTCCGCGACGCTGGTCGGTCACGCCGACGGCGGACTGGTCTGCTGGGCCACCGCGGTGCTGCACCCCCGAGTGGTCACCGCGATCGCCGCGGTCAGCTCGCCGCATCCGGCCGCACTGCGGGCATCGACGCTGAGGCGGCGCGACCAGGGCCGCGCGCTGCTGCCGTGGATGCTGCGCTACCAGATGCCGACGTGGCCCGAACACAGCCTCACCCGACACGACGCCGCCGAGCTGGAGCGCATCGTGCGCAGCCGTTCCAGCGCGACATGGCAAGCAACAGAGGACTTTTCGGAAACAATGGGGCACATGCGGCGCGCCATCCAGATCCCGTCGGCGGCGCACTCGGCGCTGGAGTACCAGCGGTGGGCGGTGCGCAGCCAGCTGCGCGGTGAGGGGCGCCGTTTCATGCGGTCGATGAAGCGGCCGATCTCGGTGCCGGTGCTGCACCTGCGCGGCGACGCCGACCCCTATGTGCTGGCCGACCCGGTGGTCCGGACCCAGCACTACGCGCCGCACGGTCGCTACGTCTCCGTCACCGGCGCAGGGCATTTCGGCCACGAAGAGGCCCCGGGCCCGGTGAACGAGCAGCTGACCCGCTTCCTGGGCCAGGTCTACGGCTGA
- a CDS encoding phage holin family protein, giving the protein MSDRRNGVPATVTSIPLVDPHAPKPDPSIGDLVKDATAQVSTLVRAEVELAKAEITRDVKKGLTGSVFFILALVVLFYSTFFFFFFLAELLDNWLWRWAAFLIVFGIMVVVTAALGLLGYLKVRRIRGPQKTIESVKEIPEAFTSGADKKAVATTDGKQAAPADPSGW; this is encoded by the coding sequence GTGAGCGATCGCAGAAACGGCGTGCCGGCCACGGTGACATCGATACCGCTGGTGGATCCGCACGCGCCGAAGCCCGACCCGTCCATCGGTGATCTGGTCAAGGATGCGACCGCTCAGGTGTCGACACTGGTGCGCGCCGAGGTGGAACTGGCCAAGGCGGAGATCACCCGCGACGTCAAGAAGGGCCTCACCGGAAGCGTCTTCTTCATCCTGGCGCTGGTGGTGCTGTTCTACTCGACGTTCTTCTTCTTCTTCTTCCTCGCCGAGCTGCTCGACAACTGGTTGTGGCGCTGGGCGGCCTTCCTGATCGTCTTCGGGATCATGGTGGTGGTGACGGCGGCGCTGGGGCTGCTGGGTTACCTCAAGGTGCGCCGGATCCGCGGACCGCAGAAGACCATCGAGTCGGTCAAGGAGATCCCCGAGGCGTTCACGTCGGGCGCGGACAAGAAGGCTGTCGCCACGACGGACGGTAAGCAGGCGGCGCCCGCCGATCCCTCCGGCTGGTAG
- a CDS encoding S1 family peptidase — protein sequence MIIAAVSALVLLGGGVAHAAAPVPLGGGSGLVVNGDTLCTLTTIGTDNRGNLIGFTSAHCGGPGAVVAAEADQEAGIVGTMVAGNDVLDYAVIKFDPQKVRPVDEVNGFRIDGLGADPVFGQVACKLGRTTGYSCGVTWGPGEQPGTIVNQVCGQPGDSGAPVTVDNKLVGMIHGAFSEELPTCVIKYIPLHTPAVTMSINTQLADIAAKDRPGTGFVPVA from the coding sequence GTGATCATCGCGGCCGTGTCGGCGCTTGTGCTGCTCGGCGGTGGGGTGGCCCACGCGGCCGCGCCGGTCCCGCTCGGCGGAGGTTCCGGCCTGGTGGTCAACGGGGACACGCTGTGCACCCTCACCACGATCGGCACCGACAACCGGGGCAATCTGATCGGCTTCACCTCGGCACACTGCGGCGGTCCAGGGGCTGTCGTGGCGGCCGAGGCCGACCAAGAGGCCGGCATCGTCGGGACGATGGTGGCCGGCAACGACGTGCTGGACTACGCGGTGATCAAGTTCGATCCGCAGAAGGTCCGGCCGGTCGACGAGGTCAACGGGTTCCGCATCGACGGTCTGGGCGCCGACCCGGTGTTCGGTCAGGTGGCCTGCAAGCTCGGCCGCACCACCGGCTATTCGTGCGGGGTGACCTGGGGTCCCGGCGAGCAGCCCGGCACGATCGTCAACCAGGTCTGCGGGCAGCCGGGCGATTCCGGCGCTCCGGTGACCGTCGACAACAAGCTCGTCGGCATGATCCACGGGGCGTTCTCCGAGGAGCTTCCGACGTGCGTCATCAAGTACATCCCGCTGCACACGCCGGCGGTGACGATGTCGATCAACACCCAGCTCGCCGACATCGCCGCCAAGGACCGGCCCGGGACGGGTTTCGTCCCGGTCGCCTGA